The Ipomoea triloba cultivar NCNSP0323 chromosome 14, ASM357664v1 region ttgttttgaaaatggCAAATAAATATTTGTTGAAATCATTGTTAAAAACATGAATATTGCTATAGcgataaaatattttcattaaaattcttttgaccattttacatgacaataaatttttttattcattagttATCATGAATTGACCGACTCATTAagcttaaaaaataaatttatttattaatcaaatactaaTTACATATTAGCACATAAtatgatgaattttttttttttttgtctttgtaGTATgattctaaaaatatatatagcgGTGTGAAAGCAAAATGCTgactattataaataaatatgtagaGATACCTTagcaaaataatatttctaatttcaCTATGACAAAATAATAGGACATGCAGCTAGACAGACTCGGATCCGTCAAGATAGTTAAGGCGGTCAAACAGTAACGACCAGGAGCTAGCATTAAGCGTAGAGCCAATGTACTTAGTAGTTATGAAGACCAGAGCACTTATGAATGAGAGCGCCACACTTATTAGGATGACGTTGCTATCATTATTGTAACTGTTACCTTTGTATTGCATAAAAGTCAAGGCTCATGTGACAGAAAGGGGGACATGCTCAAACATTGTACTATGAACATAGTAATAGGAAACATATATTAACTTTCCAAACATACGCCATCAACTTATTTACCGTCAGGAAGTTTtcgtatttattattttttaacctAAGTATGTCATTATAGTTGAAGTATGATccatttgatttttaaataatgGATCAAGCTATAAGGATGAAAAACTATAACCAAAACATTTTAGTATTTGGTGGGACAATATATGATTTGTATTTGGTTATAAgtagattcatttttaatgGGGTGGGGCTGATCAAATCACAGTAaccattaaacaaaaaaaatatattattgccaCATTAGATGGTGATGGTTTTTGGTAAATAGAAATGAATTAtggtatttttataaataaaataatacatttgttttcactatttacaaaaatatcattgtcatttttatttatagtaatcATCATGCATATCATTTtgcattgtaaatttttttatttgatttttatttagatttatGAGAAAGTCCGCAACTACTACGTGAATGTGTGCTATGGTAAAATCTGTCTTGTGACCTTAGTTAGTAAATAACTACAATTAGATTAATCAACTTAAGTTGTCTAAAGTTAAGGTAAATCTtctatttatagaaaaaaaagaaatgataaatttaCATACTTATTAAGATGAACCATTAAGTAAAAGGTATGAGTTGATTGGGGGTAACAATGATTGTGTTGTGTTTAAGAGGAGAGGCATTGAGTGAATTATGTAGATATGAATATACTTTACCCACAATCTTAATATTCTCCAATAGTGGACTACCTTAGTGGGGAGCAACTTTTGTTTTCTCCCAAATATATCAAGTTTCACATCACCAACCccccaacccccccccccccccccaaagtCTCTCCATCAGGCTGCGCtcctatttcttatttatttatttgtttttaaataaccgTGAATATATAACGTATTAActctcaataaaaataaaataaaataaaaaaaggtcacacttgtgtgaaaccatctcacggatctttattcatGAGATGgattgggtcgggtcaaaacaccatgcaaatgtcatacttatatgctcaaatataacactaatcaaaaatacaatttttgttacttataagagaaaaagtaatacatttttcataataagtaatgttgacaagtgtctctcacttataagggcaaatataatacttttgagaaaaaatgtaatacttttaaattgaaatataaaagtattgtattttcccttaaaagtattacatttaccctaataagtaacaaaaatgttattcctgattagtattacatttgagcatataagtatggtatttgtgcatataagtgttacatttgcatcttgacccgacccgacccatctcatggtgagacggtctcacacaagtttttgccaaaaaaaaaaaagactcaaCAATCTAGGATTTAACCAATATTCATTGTCTCTCAGAAGAAAGTACTGACAGTACAAATTGTGAATACTTAGTAGGTAAgttgtgaacatttaattatGAACActaagtatataaattgtgaacattcaataggtaaattatatattttgaatctGAATCCATCTTGCAGGTGGACTTgaatccacaaaataatttgccatacGATCTTGGACTAGCTCATGTCCAACTCCTTGCTCAATTTCCCTATCTTCATCCACCAGGACATTACTAAAACCCAATAATAACCTTAGCCCAAATCTAGGAAAGTCCAACACCATgaaataggcaaattattgtatggaccatggtccacacagttgtgtggaccataataaaatgtacatttttaatgtactaaatgaacattatttttgtactgaatgtacattatttttatagtatttttatactataaaaataatgtacattcagtacacaaataatgtatattccctgaatacaatgtacattatttttatattgaatgtacattatttttatattgaatgtacattatttgatagtatggtccacacaataatgattgaaatcaaataaatatggaTTGTGacatattgtaaatataatcattattttaattacgaAAGTGTCATCGCATATTGTTATTTATAGTAATagatacaatatttttttgataTTGTATAATCTTCTATACTGTTGTTtgattgtattcaaaaaaattattgttgtttGATTGAGTTAATACTAGTTGGGGTCCTCTAAGATCACTACATTTAGTCTTAATCTTTCAATTTAATTGTTCATGATCCTttaaattttaagttaaaaCACCCATGatatttcaactttcaaaattttaactaGCTTGGTCCTAACTTCTCTCTTACTTAAACTAACTGAAGGACCACAATtgattaaatttgaaagttgaagggaTACATgtggttaaattgaaagtttaggattAAACATGACAGTACCACTATACTTGGAGGACCTTAGTTAGTATTCACTCTGTTTGATTCTATAGTTAGAGCATTACATATATCATAAGGCAAATTTTTCTATGTactatttgatagtatacaaaataatgtatttttaatactcaaataatttactggcaaattatactgtgcaccacgcacataaacgacgtcgttttgagcattgtaaactaaccgtccgttttttttgaaatcacgtttcccggtTCGGTCGGTGTCtgtatatatgttaatattctgtgtattccaggcaatcattccgtgtattctaggcaaccgttctgtgtattctaggcaattgttctgtgtattcatgttagtaacacatgttgtgatatgtttgtgcattcgaatgtttaggaggatgaattctgtgtattttgtgtcaatattatgtgtattcatgttattaacacaggttgtgatgtgtttgtgcattcgaatgttaggaggatgaattctgtatattttgtgtcaatattatgtgtattctgggcaaacattctgtatattttaggcaaacgttctgtgtattatagataacgattatgtgtattatagataatgaattccttggagtcattcgcgtccgcgtccgcgtccattatgtattttgtgtcaatattctgtgtattctgggcaaacattctgtgtattctaggcaaacattctgtgtattctaggcaaacgttctgtgtattctagataataattatgtgtattatagataatgaattctctggagtcattcgcatccgcgtccactaacatcgaaacgacatCGTTTACGTTCGTGGTGCACGGCGATTGTAATTTACTTAGGTGGGCTAAATGGGCTAACGTTTGTAGAGAAACTTCCATTTTCCATGGCATTTATTAAATGGTCATCTTTATATGTGCTTAACCCAAATTGAAATGATGGACCCAAGCCCATGAGCATTGAAGGGCAAACAAGTCATTTCACAGGAAAGATGCAGAGAATGCCAAAAACCCTAGCTTATAACCCTAGCGTCTTCACTCTCTGCCTCCCTTTACAAAGCGCACGTTAACCCTAACCATAGCCTCGCTGCCTGCAACTCCGTCTCTGCAACAATGCCGCCGAAGTTCGATCCAACTCAGGTCGTCGAGGTCTTCGTCCGCGTCACCGGCGGCGAGGTCGGAGCGGCCAGTTCGCTCGCTCCGAAGATCGGTCCGCTCGGTCTCTCCCCGAAGAAGATCGGTGAGGACATCGCCAAGGAGACCGCCAAGGACTGGAAGGGCCTCCGCGTCACCGTCAAGCTCACGGTTCAGAACCGTCAGGCCAAGGTCTCCGTCGTCCCCTCCGCCGCCGCTCTGGTCATCAAGGCGCTCAAGGAGCCCGAGCGCGACCGGAAGAAGGTTAAGAACATTAAACACAACGGGAACATCTCCCTCGATGACGTCATCGAGATCGCCAAGGTCATGCAGCCCCGCTCCATGGCCAAGGACTTGAGCGGCACCGTTAAGGAGATTCTCGGGACGTGTGTATCCGTCGGGTGCACGGTAGACGGGAAGGATCCCAAGGATTTGCAGCAGGAGATTGCTGATGGAGAGGTGGAGGTTCCTCTGGATTGAGAGAATCTTCGGTTTCAGGGGATTTAAACTCTCAGTTTTCTTGAATCCCATACTTTTTATTTACGAGAATTTTTGCTGGGTAAAATGTGGTTTTCTAATGTTAAGACTTCAGTAGGTTCTTTTTTGTTCTATCGAAATGTTTTCTGAGTATTGTTatctttaatgattttattttgtttacattGTTGAATGATGCCTTTCCTCGAAATGAAACATTTCCTTAATTTCTTCCCAAATTTCCTACATTTTTACTCGTACAACCCAGATCATTTATGTGTTCTAAACCCAAACCTATCTTGTTGAGTTAGATTTATTCTTAGATGCTTATCATTTCCAGTCATATTGTTTGCAGCTGTACTGTTATATATATGGAGAGGGATAAAGTTATAAGTTACAGTGCCCTTTGTGATGCTTGGGTTCCCTTGTATATCACTTCAATCTCATGCATCTATTGATGAACTATTTAACCATTTTGTCTATCTATTATTATCATATTGAGAGTTAAGAGGTTTACATTTTCTATCAACATGATTATCCTGTGATTCTGTAGTTCTGTAttagtttttcttctttaacTGATCACTTTCTTCATTGCTGCTTGCTCACTTTGCCATTTCATTTGTACCCAATGTGGTTATTCATTATTGGTTTATTGCAGTTCatatattgatggatttatCCTTGCAAAGTTCTAGTCTTTTAGCTTTACCATTGTTTTGGATGATTGATTTATGCTTGCAGAGTTCTGTTCTTTTATTTGCATAGCTTTTTCCAAAATTTAATGCTGAAAGCTGAAAGGGAATGGACAGTGGGGGACTGTGGGAGATGTTTGTATGATTCGCTTAGTTTGCCAGTATTGCAAGAAGTTATACACAGATCAATGATTATGCTTTTCTATGATTtgtggagtatttctgggaaaTGGGAGGATATCATTGACTCAAATAGGGCAGTGGTTGTGGGTTTCTTCTGGTGATTGTACAGGTGAATAATATACCATGTCTGGGACTCTGGGTGAGCTTTAGATTGTTTTAATGGTAGAACTTGTTTGTCTGTTTAGAGATGTGATAGATTCATTGGTGTTCACCATGTTTTCTGGGAGAGTGGTTAACCTCTTAGTGAATTTGGGGCAAGATGATGATAGCTGTTGGTTCAGTGGTCATGGAGGTGCTGATAGTTTTATGTTCTGTTATTTTCTTTCTGTGTCATTCTTGTATGCGGAAGTTAAACAAGAGAAGAGAAAACTTTGTTTGTCTGCAATTTGTCACTTGATTGCGTTTCTGCCTTTGTGCTGTAACAGTTCTGGATTTTTTTGGCTTGGGCTGCATGTTGTCTACCAACCCAAATTGAGATATAGGATATGGGTACACAAACTGGTCCCTGCAGAAATTGGAAACCGTGACAAGACAGACCAATTCCAACACTTTTGGGGCAAGGGCTTAGCTATAGGCCTTTTATTCTGTTATCATCTCAATCTCTTTCATTGCCTGCAACCATCACCAAGCATTTCTTTCCTAAAAAAACGATAATTTGAATTTTCCATGCATACTGCACGAGTGTCAATACCTATACAGCTATACCAAACTACCAATGTTAACTGATATCAAAGGTTAAAGGAAAAATGCAATTGTTTATTGCTAGCTGTTTTAGTATTTACCTTTTGTCCACATAACTCTTCAATAAAGTTGTAGTTTTAATCACCGGaacaacaaaattattaaacttattaaaaatttacttagtatgtgtattttattactttttaatatatcttctttaattataatcttgtttagtcttgatattttatttgtaaaataaataacattattttaactaGGCTATGTAGGAAAATAAGGAAGATGTGTCACAATTGTAAAGGAAAATTTTATGAAAGAAGGTtgttaattttctattttacatattaaataccaaaattgacaatgttataaaaaacaGACCAGAgatgataaattttaaaataatcatgcATTAAGTAAagttttaatagagtttaaaaGTTTTGTTGTTTCAGCGGTTAAAAGTGTAACTTTTTTGAAGAATTAAGAGTATATATTGTAATGACAAAAAGTTAGGTTTTAAAATAATCATGCATTAAGTAAagttttaatagagtttaaaaGTTTTGTTGTTTCAGCGATTAAAAGTGTAACTTTTTTGAAGAATTAAGAGTATATATTGTAATGGCAAAAAGTTAGGGACTAACAGAGTAACAGAGCTTCTAGCAAGGAACAATTGATgggataaaattatatttttctcaatGTTAAACAAAAAATCAACCCTCCATATCTTCTTCATCTCCGGCTCGAAGACTAAGGCCTTCACCAATAGTTAAAATTTTGGTGtagtttttgaggagattttgtaagtgtgattaggaaagagaaaatgaggtggaagaaaaaaagaaaagaaaaaaaaaatacaaaacaaaaattaaccaaaaaaaatattaaaaaaaaatggattacGCGCCTAGGCGGGCGCGTGCCCGCCTGGGCACGGGAGTTGCGCCTCACGCATGTGAGGTGCAACTCCCATTAAAGCCGGTGGGGCCCACATACATCTGCAAAATCCCATTCTTGCAGGAGCAAAATTTCCCCTCTctctcctctttctctctctcccacctcatcatcttcttcttaaATTTCGTGTAAAGTCCCCTTATTGGGGATAGCCTAAGGggttgttttattttattataaatttaaaattattaaaataaatataattaaaattttaaatgttacCAATCACGTCAGCAATTGACATGAAGTACTGGttacaaataattatattgGAAATGGCTACAGactgtgtccatactccatagacCTCGGACGTTAAAAGGAGGCCATTTTAGAAAGCTtgtttatttggaaaaaaatgattttttgacTGTTGtgtttagtttttaaaataagttgGATTAGTGCACATGATAGGATTTTGATTCTTGTCACAAACACCGAGACTTGTTTTCAATAGTAGGGTAGGGTTAGTAGGatatgaatttgatttttgacACAAATATTGAGATTTGAGATTGAGTCCGTGCAGAAGTATATAGTTTGATGTTAAATCTTAAGTCTAAATCTGTTCAAGTTATGTCTTAGGCTAAAAAGTGAGTCTTATTTttacatcatcaaatttgtaatttctttACTATTTTTTCTGCATCCATCCAATACTctttaattctaaacaatgttctCAATCACCTTTACATCacattataataacaaaatatgaaagcTTTCAAGCCAtctgaattttaaaatgttttttttttaaaataaaaattcaaatcaaCTTGCAAGTGTCCCCAAAATTTTTTGGGATAGATAAAGTCAGCTTTATTTAGTTATCCccctctcccccccccccccccccccccccccccccccccccccccttcccccCCCCCNNNNNNNNNNNNNNNNNNNNNNNNNNNNNNNNNNNNNNNNNNNNNNNNNNNNNNNNNNNNNNNNNNNNNNNNNNNNNNNNNNNNNNNNNNNNNNNNNNNNNNNNNNNNNNNNNNNNNNNNNNNNNNNNNNNNNNNNNNNNNNNNNNNNNNNNNNNNNNNNNNNNNNNNNNNNNNNNNNNNNNNNNNNNNNNNNNNNNNNNNNNNNNNNNNNNNNNNNNNNNNNNNNNNNNNNNNNNNNNNNNNNNNNNNNNNNNNNNNNNNNNNNNNNNNNNNNNNNNNNNNNNNNNNNNNNNNNNNNNNNNNNNNNNNNNNNNNNNNNNNNNNNNNNNNNNNNNNNNNNNNNNNNNNNNNNNNNNNNNNNNNNNNNNNNNNNNNNNNNNNNNNNNNNNNNNNNNNNNNNNNNNNNNNNNNNNNNNNNNNNNNNNNNNNNNNNNNNNNNNNNNNNNNNNNNNNNNNNNNNNNNNNNNccccccccccccccccccccaaaaaaaaagaaaaaaaagacttaGCAATGCAGCTTGCATCCTCGTACACATTATTAGGTTTTCCTTGAATAATAATTCCGACATATACGGACACGTAACGacttaaaaaaatatcattgtATGCCGGGCCAGTTGTCGCAACGCCGTGTGTTGCTTCCCCCTTCCGGCGCTATTAAAATGGAATTCACTTTGGTTTTCGCCTTTCTGCTCTGCTCTGCAGATATTTCCACAAcgtaaacaacaacaacaaaaacgtCCAATCTTTCAAGGTTACCCACCAAACTGACGGTCGGAATTTATGATTCCGGCCACGTGTACCCCTCCCAGGCCACGTGTATCGCCACGCCGCCATCTTTGATTTGATTAACAATTTTCTGTCAATAATTAAGGTTTGGTTCCTTATCCATGCATCACTATTATAAAATCCCATCACCCGCTGCATATATGTTACATGCACTACAGTGAAGTACGCAATCAAATTTCATGTAATCTTGCGGCGTTTGGTCGTCGGAGTTTCAATTCGCCGGAGATTGAAAGGTTATTTTGctaagcaataataataataatggcggTAAGATACAGTTGGGTAGAGGAGGTGGCGCCGGCGCCGGTGGTTTTCCCGAGAAAGCCGTCACGTTCTCATTGTCCTAAGCTGGAGACCATCAAGGAGGAAGATAATAATGGAGCCCACCTGCAAGATAAGCTGCGCTGTACCAGCATCCTTCCTCTCATCATCGTCATAATCTCTGTTTCATTAGCCATGATATATATACGGACTGGATTCGACAAGATCGAGGTTAATTTATGACTTATTGTAATAAGTATATGTGCTTAATTCCTACTTTGTTAGTATAGTGTTAGACCAGTAACGCTATCTTTTAGCTTTCTTTGTTTGAGCCCGTGAGTTATGACAATCTAAACTGGTTTACCTCCATGTGATATTTTGACAGTTAGAGTTATAAGTCGGGTTTTATCTAATATACATCTTTAAGTAGAAGCTGCTTGCGCTATTGgactttttcataaatcaaagtgTAAGTCTCAATATGATGGAAGTTGTTAATCCtatcaaaattagggttttattAACCAATCAAGCCATCCTctaatgtaaaatatatataagggGGAGTTTATGGaatctattttctattttatttctcTTAAATATTGTTGAAGAGTCCTACTTTGTGTGAGATGAGTTGAATTTAAGATAATTGCTTTTTACTtgtgatataaataataatacttatgacaaaaaaataataatactaatttaaaataaataaatctttaCTTATAATTTACTGAAAAGTGTTTGctctttaccaaacacttttaaacagctagcttaacagctcttcagatttcagcttcgaacttatagcttttcagttttcagctacttttcagctttcagctaggtttgccaaacatagctgTGAAGTTGTGATACTATTTAGGGTAAATATGATTGTTAcgtactaatgataaatattgtaatacttataattgaaattgtaatacttataaaatgtaattctaatgtaaatattgtaatacttatatgtgaaatgcTATTTATGAAAGAAAGTAGGTGTAATACTTATTgtgaaaaaattataccaatttgaataaaaaataaatcgtCACTTATGATAGATGTTGTAATACTAATATGTGAAATTCTGATACTATTTAGGATAAAATTGATTGTTACAAATGagaaatattgtaatacttataattaaaattgtgatacttacatACTATCATTTGTCTACAACCTAACAACTCACGCTCACGGACAAGGATatgtgagatggtctcacacgaATTTTTGTCCGGTTGAATAATGGCGTATTGcatatctattattattattattattattattattattattattattattattattattattattattattatctctcAATAAGAtgattatactaattaattacaatatagtatgtgtgttatataaataattaaatactattaataaataatttatttattaatttataagtaattaataaaaattaatttatatacaaaTGATAAAGTTATTTTTCTTGATCCTATATACTTCTTCGTTTTCTGTTGTTATTGTTATCCACCTTCCTCAGGTGGAGAGAGGATGGTGGTTTCTTCAATTGGTGCGCTTGTGATCTTTTAATAGTGGAGGTTAAGTTGGTGTTATAAAGTAGATGGTGGTCTTTGAGAGAGTGACCATCCATGTTTGGTGCTCAACATATCTAAGGTAGGAAGTAGATTCGGGGTTGAACGGAATAGTTTTTGATAGGTAGGAGCGAGGGAGAAATGATAGCGGGTTCGTTagtatgggaaaaaaaattttatagtgAAAATGATGCCAATGGTTTTGTTTGGCAATTttggcacgtttggttcacagaatagGTCAAGAATGAAATAACATTCATAGTAATATGCATGTCTATTTCTTTGTTTGGTAAGACtttgtattcccaggaacaatgttctTGGGAATTAGTCATTCCCCTTGCAAGAGAAATAACTATTACTTGCCCCTtggtattaggctattcctgaaTCTTCAGCAatagattatatattttattaactattttacccttgtttaacctaaaataatatacattatttttctctttatctTCAATTCTCACCTCTTCCGTCATCTACCATTTACATCTGATTGAAATTTTTCTTCAAGGTTCaaacaaaatgtattttattgaattttatttttaatatatatatatatatatatgttttta contains the following coding sequences:
- the LOC116003670 gene encoding 60S ribosomal protein L12-like, with product MPPKFDPTQVVEVFVRVTGGEVGAASSLAPKIGPLGLSPKKIGEDIAKETAKDWKGLRVTVKLTVQNRQAKVSVVPSAAALVIKALKEPERDRKKVKNIKHNGNISLDDVIEIAKVMQPRSMAKDLSGTVKEILGTCVSVGCTVDGKDPKDLQQEIADGEVEVPLD